In the Topomyia yanbarensis strain Yona2022 chromosome 3, ASM3024719v1, whole genome shotgun sequence genome, one interval contains:
- the LOC131687415 gene encoding uncharacterized protein K02A2.6-like: MASSAGLKPPRPIVLGENMAAQWKNWIRQYLWFATATQLSDKPEEVQAATFMSAIGEDCVRIYDTFCLRPEEEQSVEIIRAKFDQYFTPKSCITFERYNFNQIVQREDEQFDNFVTRVREQAKKCSFSVLHDSLVKDRIIIGIKYLSLVPQLLNDDLTLQKTIELCRNFELTAMQSKALVGEAKVDIVKTAKQKLIGGRSDEKEEVFQCKKCGRKHTKRSCPAFGKTCRKCGSSNHFAAMCKSKSVVHSIQHSEKNEIDSDEDSDELFIGSVESSGNDKDWFEIVKVHNKKFSVKLDSGAHCNVVPLWLVKQLKISLRPSKTKWLVSFSNHRLQVLGEIDPVCRIKNKDSIITFKVVEESVVPVLGKETCIAQRLIARVDAVHVLDDTLYEGLGCLKDYVYDIDLISNPQWEATPARHVPHSIRAAVKNELDSMERLGVIERIHAPTPVVNAMVLVKRNEKIRICIDPSQVNKNLLRRHHPLTTVEEIATRLTNSKCFTILDCKKRFWQIRVTERTSKFLAFGTPWGRYVCKRLPFGLASAPEVFQKVMNDTLEGIEGVEISMDDILIHADRSEKLAKITEKVVKRLHSAGLKLNRDKCSFNQSSVKFLGHIVTDGGLKADPEKLEAVIKLKTPSNKSELQRALGMITYMGKFVPNLSDVTVPLRSLLAKDVDWDWGCEQENAFQKIKTLMQSPPILRYYDVNLPVTLSVDASSHALGAVLLQQGRPVAYASKALTPSELNYPQIEKEATAIRFACSKFHQYIYGKKLTIETDHKPLESIFRKPLDRAPPRLRRIRLEVAQYDPTVVYIKGTNIPIPDILSRDVDNSSTANNEEQLEVLLILQITKNASAELKHHTEADFEMQSLKSIIIQGWPETRNELLPELRKYWGFRDEMAVYDGLIFKSNQVLIPKSLRKAMLAKVHSGHSGIQSCIRRARQVLFWIGIGSDIHDMVEACTICQRHQRNNTKNTILLKDIPGLPFERVASDLFHFKGKEYLLLVDSYSGFFDIKQMPETTSKKVIKQLKEWFSVHGIPQVLETDNGPQYVSADFRQFCNKWGFEHQTSSPHFPRANGLAERYVQVAKSMLKKCNDDQSDIRLALLHMRNTPRSSSIPSPNERLMGRLVRSNMPMTQEALRPRVAENVQHLLEREREIQKDFADRGSMKPPQFIKQEKVLIQDQTSRRWTPGTVVKQLDENRSYIVTDGERTLRRNTHHLRKLRGGDQKEENIQESVQPAEVDPDDNRSEIAAETSNRNQSSLHFEEDVSATPRLTRSGRTVKPKRLNEFEYY; this comes from the coding sequence ATGGCGTCATCTGCAGGCTTGAAGCCGCCTAGGCCGATTGTGTTGGGGGAAAACATGGCCGCCCAATGGAAAAACTGGATTCGGCAATACTTGTGGTTTGCTACAGCAACGCAGCTGTCAGATAAGCCGGAGGAGGTACAGGCAGCAACGTTCATGAGCGCGATAGGAGAAGATTGTGTGCGGATATACGATACGTTCTGCCTGCGTCCGGAAGAAGAACAAAGTGTTGAAATAATCAGAGCGAAATTTGATCAGTATTTTACGCCAAAATCGTGTATCACGTTTGAGCGGTACAACTTCAATCAAATCGTTCAGCGGGAAGATGAACAGTTTGACAATTTTGTTACGCGAGTTAGAGAGCAGGCAAAAAAATGCTCTTTCAGTGTGCTTCACGATTCCCTTGTAAAAGATCGAATCATAATCGGAATCAAATATCTTAGCTTAGTGCCACAGCTGTTAAACGACGATTTAACCCTCCAAAAAACTATTGAGCTCTGCCGTAATTTTGAGTTGACGGCGATGCAATCAAAGGCATTGGTTGGGGAAGCCAAAGTGGACATTGTGAAAACGGCGAAGCAAAAGTTGATTGGTGGTCGATCTGACGAAAAGGAAGAAGTTTTCCAGTGCAAAAAGTGTGGAAGAAAGCACACGAAGCGATCTTGTCCCGCTTTCGGTAAAACTTGTAGAAAATGTGGATCGTCTAATCATTTTGCTGCTATGTGCAAATCGAAAAGTGTAGTGCACTCGATACAACACTCGGAGAAGAATGAAATTGATTCCGATGAAGACTCGGACGAATTATTTATCGGTTCAGTGGAAagttcaggaaatgataaagaTTGGTTTGAAATTGTGAAAGTACACAACAAGAAGTTTTCGGTAAAGCTAGACTCGGGTGCCCACTGCAACGTTGTTCCATTATGGTTAGTAAAGCAGCTGAAGATCAGTCTACGGCCATCCAAAACTAAGTGGCTTGTGTCGTTTTCAAACCATCGGTTGCAAGTACTTGGGGAAATTGATCCTGTGTGCCGAATTAAGAACAAGGATAGCATTATCACGTTCAAAGTAGTAGAAGAATCTGTAGTACCAGTGCTTGGTAAAGAAACGTGTATTGCTCAAAGATTGATTGCACGAGTGGATGCTGTTCATGTATTGGATGATACATTGTATGAAGGACTAGGCTGCCTGAAGGACTATGTGTACGATATTGACCTGATCTCAAACCCTCAGTGGGAAGCGACGCCAGCGCGTCACGTTCCGCATAGCATCAGAGCAGCAGTGAAAAATGAGTTGGATTCTATGGAGCGCCTCGGAGTTATCGAAAGGATTCACGCCCCAACCCCAGTTGTCAACGCAATGGTTTTGGTTAAACGGAATGAAAAGATACGCATTTGCATTGACCCATCGCAggtaaacaaaaatttattgagACGGCACCATCCTCTTACCACTGTAGAAGAGATAGCGACCCGATTAACAAATTCGAAATGTTTTACAATCCTTGACTGTAAAAAGAGGTTTTGGCAGATAAGGGTTACAGAAAGAACGTCCAAATTTTTAGCTTTTGGTACTCCTTGGGGAAGATATGTCTGCAAGCGGTTACCTTTTGGGCTTGCTTCAGCTCCGGAAGTGTTtcaaaaagttatgaacgacACACTGGAAGGCATTGAAGGGGTAGAAATTTCCATGGATGACATTCTCATTCACGCTGATAGGAGTGAGAAACTGGCCAAAATAACGGAGAAAGTTGTGAAAAGATTGCATTCGGCTGGGCTGAAACTGAACAGGGATAAATGTTCGTTTAATCAATCTAGTGTAAAATTTTTGGGTCATATAGTCACGGACGGAGGATTGAAAGCAGATCCCGAAAAGTTGGAGGCTGTTATCAAACTCAAAACACCTTCGAACAAGTCTGAGCTACAAAGGGCATTAGGAATGATAACCTACATGGGAAAGTTTGTGCCTAACTTATCAGATGTCACAGTTCCGCTAAGATCACTGTTGGCCAAAGATGTTGATTGGGACTGGGGTTGTGAGCAAGAGAATGCGTTCCAGAAAATCAAAACTCTGATGCAATCACCACCAATACTCAGGTATTATGATGTGAATCTACCAGTAACGCTTTCAGTAGATGCGAGCTCCCATGCTCTAGGAGCCGTACTACTACAACAGGGTCGCCCAGTAGCATATGCGTCTAAGGCTTTAACGCCTTCGGAGTTGAATTACCCTCAAATTGAGAAGGAAGCTACCGCCATACGGTTCGCTTGCTCAAAGTTTCATCAATATATATACGGGAAAAAGTTGACCATTGAAACTGATCATAAACCATTAGAATCTATATTCCGAAAACCTCTTGATAGGGCTCCTCCCCGCCTACGTAGAATAAGATTAGAGGTAGCCCAATATGACCCCACAGTCGTGTACATCAAGGGAACTAACATTCCGATCCCGGACATCTTGAGCCGTGATGTCGATAACTCTTCCACTGCTAACAATGAAGAACAATTAGAAGTACTTTTGATATTACAGATAACCAAAAACGCTAGCGCGGAGCTTAAGCACCACACCGAAGCGGACTTTGAGATGCAAtctctgaaatcaatcataatccaaGGCTGGCCGGAAACGAGAAACGAACTGTTGCCGGAATTGCGAAAATACTGGGGTTTTCGAGACGAAATGGCAGTCTATGATGGACTTATATTCAAATCAAATCAAGTACTTATTCCAAAATCGCTAAGAAAAGCTATGCTAGCGAAGGTGCACAGCGGGCATTCGGGTATCCAAAGCTGTATTCGTAGAGCAAGACAAGTGTTGTTTTGGATAGGCATAGGTAGTGACATCCATGATATGGTAGAAGCCTGTACGATTTGCCAACGTCATCAACGTAATAACACAAAAAATACCATTCTCCTGAAGGATATCCCAGGTCTTCCGTTCGAAAGAGTTGCCTCAGACCTTTTCCATTTTAAGGGAAAGGAATATCTTCTCCTCGTCGACAGCTATTCTGGGTTTTTCGACATAAAACAAATGCCAGAAACAACAtccaaaaaggtcatcaaacaGTTGAAGGAATGGTTCTCAGTTCATGGTATTCCCCAAGTTCTAGAAACAGACAATGGTCCTCAGTACGTTTCTGCAGATTTTCGTCAATTTTGTAATAAATGGGGATTTGAACATCAAACTTCAAGTCCCCATTTTCCCAGAGCAAACGGATTAGCTGAACGGTACGTGCAAGTAGCCAAATCAATGCTAAAAAAATGCAATGACGACCAATCTGACATACGTCTAGCCTTACTACACATGCGGAATACACCTCGTAGCAGTTCTATACCATCACCCAATGAAAGACTTATGGGCCGTTTGGTGCGATCAAATATGCCGATGACACAGGAAGCGCTCAGACCTAGAGTAGCAGAGAATGTTCAGCATCTACTAGAACGTGAACGTGAGATTCAAAAGGATTTCGCAGATAGAGGAAGCATGAAACCACCACAGTTTATTAAGCAGGAGAAAGTTCTCATACAGGACCAAACATCGCGAAGATGGACACCGGGAACTGTAGTAAAACAACTGGATGAAAACCGTTCGTACATAGTGACCGATGGTGAGAGAACATTAAGAAGGAATACTCATCACTTACGCAAGCTACGCGGAGGTGATCAGAAGGAAGAGAATATTCAAGAAAGCGTCCAACCAGCGGAAGTTGATCCTGATGATAATCGAAGCGAAATAGCTGCTGAGACCAGCAACCGGAATCAAAGCTCGTTACACTTCGAAGAAGATGTATCGGCAACACCTCGACTGACGCGCTCAGGACGCACAGTGAAACCTAAGAGAttaaatgaatttgaatattattaa